A window from Anser cygnoides isolate HZ-2024a breed goose chromosome 1, Taihu_goose_T2T_genome, whole genome shotgun sequence encodes these proteins:
- the LOC125184993 gene encoding inositol 1,4,5-trisphosphate receptor-interacting protein-like 1 yields MDADVNERMQQHAEQLTEGMARLLHDMEERSQEQSGVALGALLFTALQQWQLWTFTDLLVLLLGLCRWLRKRSRGPGSSSKQGSSTRKKKDKDGVEDDRDTDATWDLGRVWANHTQWPVLYMADKYKVMEELVEELLGACQRLSRKSLFKPQLQPAIGVGCIYEGWSARQDSVLYHLLVPLRPLPRHAFHPELGVTGETPARNPGLRMELECTCARERLVGDMLCFLHHPEDDLRRRQEPSLLRTLCTGSYLDVEETTRWFQALVKAAWELLPQSRHCRLTVLPSRCSCKLKLANASESTLSIEVTLGVQLDNSDTFLSLE; encoded by the coding sequence ATGGATGCAGATGTAAATGAGAGAATGCAGCAGCATGCGGAGCAGCTGACTGAAGGCATGGCTCGGCTGCTGCACGACATGGAGGAGaggagccaggagcagagcGGGGTGGCCCTGGGAGCCCTGCTCTTCACTGCCttgcagcagtggcagctctgGACCTTTACTGACCTCCTTGTCCTGCTCCTTGGGCTCTGCCGGTGGCTCAGGAAAAGGAGCCGtgggccaggcagcagcagcaagcagggcagctccacaaggaagaagaaggatAAGGATGGTGTAGAAGACGACAGAGACACCGATGCCACCTGGGATCTGGGCAGGGTTTGGGCCAATCACACCCAATGGCCGGTGCTGTACATGGCTGACAAGTACAAGGTGAtggaggagctggtggaggagctTCTTGGTGCCTGCCAAAGACTCTCCAGGAAATCTCTCTTCAAGCCACAGCTGCAGCCGGCCATCGGCGTGGGCTGCATCTACGAAGGCTGGAGTGCCCGGCAGGACAGCGTCCTCTATCACCTGCTCGTGCCCCTGAGGCCTCTCCCCAGGCACGCCTTCCACCCGGAGCTGGGCGTCACAGGGGAGACGCCAGCGAGGAACCCTGGCCTGCGCATGGAGCTGGAGTGCACCTGCGCGAGGGAGCGGCTGGTGGGTGACATGCTGTGCTTCCTCCACCACCCCGAGGACGATCTGAGGAGAAGACAGGAACCCAGCCTGCTACGCACCCTCTGCACCGGCTCCTACCTGGATGTGGAGGAAACCACCCGCTGGTTCCAGGCCTTGGTGAAAGCAGCCTGGGAGCTTCTGCCGCAGTCGCGCCACTGCCGCCTGACAGTGCTGCCTTCCCGCTGCTCCTGCAAGCTCAAGCTGGCCAACGCCTCCGAGAGCACCCTCTCCATTGAGGTCACGCTTGGGGTGCAGCTAGACAACTCGGACACCTTCCTGAGCCTGGAGTAG